The following proteins are encoded in a genomic region of Arachis stenosperma cultivar V10309 chromosome 4, arast.V10309.gnm1.PFL2, whole genome shotgun sequence:
- the LOC130973367 gene encoding protein PLASTID TRANSCRIPTIONALLY ACTIVE 14-like isoform X1: protein MASPLLHQPTQFFFSNTQLKGPSHGFLWRPPCSSFGASHSENKAQPIRASVDAPTFPLFQTPKQHDSASELEPADPDFYKIGYVRSMRAYGVEFKEGPDGFGVYASKDVEPLRRARVIMEIPLELMLTISKKLPWMFFPDIIPIGHPIFDIINSTDPETDWDLRLACLLLYAFDCEDNFWQLYGDFLPSADECTSLLLASEDELSELQDPDLASTMRNQQYRAQEFWEMNWHNSAPLKIKRLARDPRRFLWAVGIAQSRCINMQTRIGALTQDANMLIPYADMLNHSFEPNCFLHWRFKDRMLEVLINAGEQIKRGDEMTINYMSGQKNEILMQRYGFSSPVNPWDVIKFSGNAKIHLDSFLSVFNISGLPEEYYHNTECLAIDGDTFVDGAVVAAARTLPTWSDKDVPSIPSAERMAVKELQQECRQMLAQYATTSKQDEKLLDSLPNAPRTLEAAIKYRLHRKLFIEKVIQALEIYQDKILF, encoded by the exons ATGGCTTCTCCCCTTCTTCACCAGCCAACGCAGTTCTTTTTCTCCAACACCCAg TTAAAAGGACCTAGCCATGGATTCTTGTGGCGACCCCCTTGTTCTTCATTTGGCGCCTCTCATTCTGAAAACAAAGCTCAGCCCATTAGAGCTTCGGTTGATGCACCCACATTTCCATTGTTTCAGACTCCAAAACAGCATGACTCAGCCTCTGAG TTGGAGCCTGCAGATCCTGATTTCTACAAGATCGGTTATGTCCGAAGCATGAGAGCTTACGGAGTTGAGTTTAAGGAAGGGCCGGATGGATTTGGTGTGTATGCTTCCAAAGATGTGGAACCTCTCCGGCGAGCAAGGGTTATAATGGAAATTCCTCTTGAATTGATGTTAACCATAAGCAAGAAACTCCCATGGATGTTTTTCCCAGATATAATTCCTATAGGTCATCCAATATTTGATATTATCAACTCTACAGATCCAGAG ACAGATTGGGACTTAAGGTTAGCTTGCCTCCTCCTATATGCATTTGATTGCGAAGACAACTTTTGGCAGTTGTATGGTGACTTCTTACCAAGTGCAGATGAGTGTACCAGCTTACTTCTAGCTTCAGAG GATGAACTTTCAGAGCTTCAAGATCCTGATCTTGCTTCTACTATGAGAAACCAGCAATATCGAGCCCAAGAATTCTGGGAAATGAACTGG CACAATTCTGCACCCCTTAAAATAAAGCGTCTTGCTCGTGATCCTCGAAGGTTCTTGTGGGCAGTGGGTATTGCACAGTCACGATGTATTAACATGCAGACGAGAATTGGTGCATTAACTCAAGATGCAAATATGCTTATTCCTTATGCTG ATATGCTGAACCATTCCTTTGAGCCGAATTGCTTTCTGCATTGGCGTTTTAAGGACAGGATGCTTGAAGTTCTTATAAATGCTGGCGAGCAAATTAAAAGGGGAGATGAG ATGACaattaattacatgagcggacAGAAGAATGAGATCCTAATGCAAAGATATGGATTTTCATCACCGGTG AATCCTTGGGATGTGATCAAATTCTCAGGCAATGCAAAGATTCATCTGGATTCCTTTTTGTCCGTCTTCAATATATCTGGTCTTCCCGAAGAATATTACCATAACA CAGAATGTCTAGCAATCGATGGCGATACTTTTGTTGATGGAGCTGTTGTAGCTGCAGCACGAACATTGCCAACTTGGTCGGACAAGGATGTGCCTTCAATCCCTAGTGCAGAAAGAATGGCAGTAAAGGAGTTGCAACAAGAATGTCGACAGATGCTTGCTCAATACGCTACAACCTCTAAGCAAGACGAGAAATTGCTTG ATTCCTTGCCGAACGCTCCGAGGACGCTCGAAGCTGCAATTAA GTATAGATTGCACCGGAAATTGTTCATTGAGAAGGTTATCCAAGCATTGGAGATCTATCAAGATAAGATACTTTTCTGA
- the LOC130973367 gene encoding protein PLASTID TRANSCRIPTIONALLY ACTIVE 14-like isoform X2 — MASPLLHQPTQFFFSNTQLKGPSHGFLWRPPCSSFGASHSENKAQPIRASVDAPTFPLFQTPKQHDSASELEPADPDFYKIGYVRSMRAYGVEFKEGPDGFGVYASKDVEPLRRARVIMEIPLELMLTISKKLPWMFFPDIIPIGHPIFDIINSTDPETDWDLRLACLLLYAFDCEDNFWQLYGDFLPSADECTSLLLASEDELSELQDPDLASTMRNQQYRAQEFWEMNWHNSAPLKIKRLARDPRRFLWAVGIAQSRCINMQTRIGALTQDANMLIPYADMLNHSFEPNCFLHWRFKDRMLEVLINAGEQIKRGDEMTINYMSGQKNEILMQRYGFSSPVNPWDVIKFSGNAKIHLDSFLSVFNISGLPEEYYHNKCLAIDGDTFVDGAVVAAARTLPTWSDKDVPSIPSAERMAVKELQQECRQMLAQYATTSKQDEKLLDSLPNAPRTLEAAIKYRLHRKLFIEKVIQALEIYQDKILF, encoded by the exons ATGGCTTCTCCCCTTCTTCACCAGCCAACGCAGTTCTTTTTCTCCAACACCCAg TTAAAAGGACCTAGCCATGGATTCTTGTGGCGACCCCCTTGTTCTTCATTTGGCGCCTCTCATTCTGAAAACAAAGCTCAGCCCATTAGAGCTTCGGTTGATGCACCCACATTTCCATTGTTTCAGACTCCAAAACAGCATGACTCAGCCTCTGAG TTGGAGCCTGCAGATCCTGATTTCTACAAGATCGGTTATGTCCGAAGCATGAGAGCTTACGGAGTTGAGTTTAAGGAAGGGCCGGATGGATTTGGTGTGTATGCTTCCAAAGATGTGGAACCTCTCCGGCGAGCAAGGGTTATAATGGAAATTCCTCTTGAATTGATGTTAACCATAAGCAAGAAACTCCCATGGATGTTTTTCCCAGATATAATTCCTATAGGTCATCCAATATTTGATATTATCAACTCTACAGATCCAGAG ACAGATTGGGACTTAAGGTTAGCTTGCCTCCTCCTATATGCATTTGATTGCGAAGACAACTTTTGGCAGTTGTATGGTGACTTCTTACCAAGTGCAGATGAGTGTACCAGCTTACTTCTAGCTTCAGAG GATGAACTTTCAGAGCTTCAAGATCCTGATCTTGCTTCTACTATGAGAAACCAGCAATATCGAGCCCAAGAATTCTGGGAAATGAACTGG CACAATTCTGCACCCCTTAAAATAAAGCGTCTTGCTCGTGATCCTCGAAGGTTCTTGTGGGCAGTGGGTATTGCACAGTCACGATGTATTAACATGCAGACGAGAATTGGTGCATTAACTCAAGATGCAAATATGCTTATTCCTTATGCTG ATATGCTGAACCATTCCTTTGAGCCGAATTGCTTTCTGCATTGGCGTTTTAAGGACAGGATGCTTGAAGTTCTTATAAATGCTGGCGAGCAAATTAAAAGGGGAGATGAG ATGACaattaattacatgagcggacAGAAGAATGAGATCCTAATGCAAAGATATGGATTTTCATCACCGGTG AATCCTTGGGATGTGATCAAATTCTCAGGCAATGCAAAGATTCATCTGGATTCCTTTTTGTCCGTCTTCAATATATCTGGTCTTCCCGAAGAATATTACCATAACA AATGTCTAGCAATCGATGGCGATACTTTTGTTGATGGAGCTGTTGTAGCTGCAGCACGAACATTGCCAACTTGGTCGGACAAGGATGTGCCTTCAATCCCTAGTGCAGAAAGAATGGCAGTAAAGGAGTTGCAACAAGAATGTCGACAGATGCTTGCTCAATACGCTACAACCTCTAAGCAAGACGAGAAATTGCTTG ATTCCTTGCCGAACGCTCCGAGGACGCTCGAAGCTGCAATTAA GTATAGATTGCACCGGAAATTGTTCATTGAGAAGGTTATCCAAGCATTGGAGATCTATCAAGATAAGATACTTTTCTGA